In Helicobacter mastomyrinus, a single genomic region encodes these proteins:
- the der gene encoding ribosome biogenesis GTPase Der has product MIISHKDILMKSIAIVGKPNVGKSSLFNRLIKQQLAITSAISGTTRDVKKASFSISGVEVEIIDTGGLEKTQGLFAKVSEHSQKAALEADMILYMVDGSTIPQDDDIAYFRTLQKHKKPLMLVINKVDNDKIKQRAWDFNAFGTQDMCFISVQHNRGITSLLENIFDTLCLSKEQSVENQLREQFKQGEIDESLEEFLGILQEPQSEVNESICVGIIGRVNVGKSSLLNALVGKERSVVSEVAGTTIDPVDDEMHIEGKSIRFVDTAGIRRAGKIEGIEKFALLRTNTILSQSHIAILVLDVSEPFVELDEKISSLIPKYALGVIIVLNKWDKKYASFEEIKRAFTHRFPFLSFAPVITLSALSGRNIDKLKMEILKVYERFCYRIPTSTLNDVIARAISAHHIPSDHGKLVKIYYATQYDIKPPRIALISNRPKSLHFSYKRYLINILREHFDFTGVPLYLSVKSKQEDKDDKTSKTPKRYQRGDKNTRF; this is encoded by the coding sequence ATTATCATAAGTCATAAGGACATATTAATGAAAAGCATTGCGATTGTGGGCAAACCAAATGTCGGCAAAAGCTCACTTTTTAATCGTCTCATTAAGCAGCAGTTAGCTATCACCTCTGCCATAAGTGGCACGACGCGCGATGTGAAAAAGGCTTCTTTTAGCATTAGTGGTGTGGAAGTGGAGATTATCGATACGGGTGGGCTTGAAAAGACACAAGGACTTTTTGCAAAAGTGAGTGAGCATTCCCAAAAGGCAGCCTTAGAGGCGGATATGATACTCTATATGGTTGATGGAAGCACTATCCCTCAAGATGATGATATAGCCTATTTCCGCACATTGCAAAAGCACAAAAAGCCCTTAATGCTTGTGATAAATAAGGTTGATAATGACAAGATTAAGCAGAGAGCGTGGGATTTTAACGCATTTGGGACACAAGATATGTGCTTTATCTCGGTGCAGCACAATCGAGGCATAACATCTTTGCTTGAAAATATTTTTGACACACTTTGTCTTAGTAAAGAGCAAAGCGTAGAAAATCAGCTAAGGGAGCAATTTAAGCAAGGTGAGATAGATGAGAGTTTAGAGGAATTTTTAGGAATCTTGCAAGAGCCTCAAAGTGAGGTAAATGAAAGCATTTGCGTGGGTATTATCGGGCGAGTGAATGTCGGTAAAAGCTCACTTTTAAATGCACTTGTGGGCAAAGAGCGCAGTGTGGTAAGCGAGGTGGCTGGGACGACTATTGATCCTGTCGATGATGAGATGCATATCGAGGGGAAAAGTATAAGGTTTGTCGATACGGCGGGGATTCGCAGGGCGGGGAAGATTGAAGGAATTGAAAAATTTGCACTCCTTAGAACAAATACCATACTCTCTCAAAGCCATATCGCTATTTTGGTGCTTGATGTAAGTGAGCCATTTGTAGAATTAGATGAAAAGATTAGCTCTCTTATCCCTAAATATGCGTTAGGGGTGATTATAGTGCTTAATAAGTGGGATAAAAAATATGCGAGTTTTGAGGAGATAAAGAGAGCTTTTACTCATCGCTTTCCCTTTTTGTCCTTTGCGCCTGTGATTACTCTAAGTGCGCTTAGTGGGCGCAATATCGATAAACTTAAAATGGAGATTCTTAAAGTCTATGAGCGATTTTGTTATAGAATCCCCACAAGCACACTTAATGATGTGATAGCTAGGGCGATAAGTGCGCATCATATCCCAAGCGATCACGGCAAATTGGTAAAGATTTATTACGCGACACAATATGATATAAAGCCCCCTCGAATAGCCCTTATAAGCAATCGCCCAAAGAGTTTGCACTTTAGCTACAAACGATATTTGATTAATATACTAAGGGAGCATTTTGATTTCACAGGAGTGCCTTTGTATCTTAGTGTGAAATCAAAGCAAGAGGATAAAGATGATAAAACCTCCAAAACACCCAAAAGATACCAAAGAGGCGATAAAAACACAAGATTTTAG
- a CDS encoding glucose-6-phosphate isomerase produces the protein MLTFSSHFKDIAPSKEAQDRLFNAILQERQMQKSGYYNLPYDNQALEEAYQYVRQNEAFLDTIAHLVIIGVGGSSLGLKAIDSMLRHLPCRKKLDLIFLEHTDPLHITQSLEHISIQNALFIVISKSGTTIESISLLKYMLDRYEILQNAQNKAHLFVITDNRSPLESWAKQHNLHCFHIPPNVGGRFSILSAVGIVPLAILGFDVEALLRGGRNMADDFFERRAEHILHKALVYATHREQIPMNVLFSYSSFFEHFNAWYVQLWGESLGKINVHHQKIGLTPIALIGSIDQHSFLQLIVQGKADKSVTFLSVNPAHNLIPCIPSLELTFLESTDFVNGKSFATLLNNQRIATMQTIANEGILTDCIEVMRLCEESIGMLIMYFELLTSCMGILFEINTYDQPGVEYGKQRLKALFDV, from the coding sequence GTGCTTACATTTTCATCACATTTTAAAGACATAGCCCCTAGCAAAGAAGCACAAGATAGACTTTTTAATGCGATATTGCAAGAGAGGCAAATGCAAAAAAGTGGCTACTATAATTTGCCTTATGACAATCAAGCCCTTGAAGAAGCATATCAATATGTGCGTCAAAATGAAGCCTTTTTAGATACTATCGCTCATTTGGTGATTATCGGTGTGGGTGGCAGCTCTCTTGGGCTAAAAGCCATAGATTCTATGCTGAGGCATTTGCCTTGCAGGAAAAAGCTAGATTTGATATTTTTAGAGCATACTGACCCGCTGCATATTACCCAAAGCCTCGAACATATTAGCATTCAAAATGCCCTTTTTATCGTTATTTCTAAATCCGGCACGACTATTGAAAGCATATCATTGCTCAAATATATGCTTGATAGATATGAGATATTGCAAAATGCCCAAAACAAGGCGCATTTGTTTGTCATTACAGATAATCGCTCTCCGCTTGAATCTTGGGCAAAGCAGCACAATCTGCATTGCTTTCATATCCCCCCAAATGTTGGCGGGAGATTCTCTATTTTAAGCGCAGTAGGTATAGTACCTTTAGCAATTTTAGGCTTTGATGTTGAGGCACTTTTGCGCGGTGGGAGAAATATGGCAGATGATTTTTTTGAACGCAGGGCAGAGCATATCTTACATAAAGCCCTTGTATATGCTACACACAGAGAACAAATCCCTATGAATGTGCTTTTTTCATACTCAAGCTTTTTTGAACATTTCAATGCGTGGTATGTGCAGCTATGGGGGGAGAGCTTAGGGAAAATTAATGTCCATCACCAAAAGATAGGATTAACGCCCATCGCGCTTATTGGCAGTATCGATCAGCATTCATTTTTACAGCTTATCGTGCAGGGCAAAGCAGATAAAAGCGTTACATTCCTAAGCGTTAACCCCGCACATAACCTTATACCCTGCATCCCCTCGCTTGAGCTTACATTTTTAGAATCTACTGATTTTGTTAATGGTAAAAGCTTTGCGACCCTGCTTAACAATCAGCGCATTGCAACTATGCAGACCATAGCAAATGAGGGGATTCTTACCGATTGCATTGAGGTGATGAGATTATGCGAGGAGAGTATAGGAATGCTGATTATGTATTTTGAGCTACTCACTTCTTGTATGGGAATCCTCTTTGAAATCAATACCTACGACCAACCCGGTGTAGAATATGGCAAACAAAGGCTTAAAGCCCTGTTTGACGTATAA
- the gap gene encoding type I glyceraldehyde-3-phosphate dehydrogenase: protein MAIKLAINGTGRIGLSAARIIGERDDVELVAINSTADMDTLVHLLRYDSVHRIYKDVQKLNDSTLRIGKSKNVKLLSNRDPLKLDFGEAVGLLECTGKFNALEKSSVHLKGKIQRVIISAPADNTPTFVYGVNHKDYAGEKVISNASCTTNCLAPIVKVLDSAFGIENGLMSTIHSYTNDQNLLDVKHKDLRRARAAALNMIPTSTGAAKAIGLVLPHLAGKLNGIAVRVPTPDVSLVDLSVNLNKEVSKEDINEAFYQAQSGQSMEGAMKGLILVDDEQRVSSDFIGSNASAIIIPDKSIAIGKSAKLLAWYDNEMGYTHRLVDMSAFVCKNL, encoded by the coding sequence ATGGCGATTAAACTAGCGATTAATGGCACAGGACGCATTGGGCTAAGTGCAGCTAGAATCATTGGTGAGCGCGATGACGTAGAGCTTGTGGCTATCAATAGCACGGCAGATATGGATACATTGGTACATTTGCTGCGTTATGATTCTGTACACAGAATCTATAAAGACGTGCAAAAGCTTAATGATAGCACTTTGCGTATTGGCAAGAGTAAAAATGTCAAACTCTTAAGCAATAGAGACCCGCTCAAACTTGATTTTGGTGAGGCAGTGGGGCTTTTGGAATGCACGGGCAAGTTTAATGCACTTGAAAAATCAAGTGTGCATCTTAAAGGCAAGATTCAAAGAGTGATTATCTCTGCCCCTGCTGATAATACGCCGACTTTTGTCTATGGAGTTAATCATAAGGACTATGCGGGGGAAAAGGTGATTTCAAATGCCTCCTGCACGACAAATTGTCTTGCACCCATTGTAAAGGTGCTTGATAGTGCCTTTGGTATTGAAAATGGCTTAATGAGCACAATCCATAGCTACACAAACGACCAGAATCTCCTTGATGTGAAGCATAAAGACTTGCGAAGAGCGCGTGCGGCGGCTCTCAATATGATACCTACAAGCACAGGAGCGGCAAAGGCAATAGGGCTTGTATTACCTCATTTAGCGGGTAAGCTTAATGGCATTGCTGTGCGTGTGCCTACACCTGATGTGAGCTTGGTAGATTTAAGTGTGAATCTTAACAAAGAAGTAAGCAAAGAGGACATAAATGAAGCCTTTTATCAAGCACAAAGTGGGCAAAGTATGGAGGGTGCAATGAAAGGGCTTATTCTTGTTGATGATGAGCAGAGAGTATCAAGCGACTTTATCGGCTCAAATGCAAGTGCGATTATTATCCCTGACAAAAGTATAGCTATTGGGAAAAGTGCGAAGCTTCTCGCGTGGTATGATAATGAAATGGGCTACACACATCGCCTTGTGGATATGAGTGCCTTTGTATGCAAGAATCTCTAA
- a CDS encoding RNA degradosome polyphosphate kinase, whose amino-acid sequence MTINDSKMYFNRELSWLKFNTRVLNEAKNTNIPLLERLKFVAIYGTNLDEFYMIRVAGLKRLYASGITEVGADKLTPLQQLKSIREQLDKEKNVLEGIFKEIQDELAKEGMHIKRVSQLNDEQKKQLHEYFINYLYPVIVPVVVDATHPFPHLNNLSFAIALQLKSLHNGSLKFAMVRISRLLSRFVEIESGIFVAIEDIVGEFASELFGDYEIMNYVPFRITRNADMEIEEEEADDFIELMSEGLKTRRKGEVVRLEVGTDKDTSLLDFINSHLKVDSKDIYMYRIPLNLSGLWELVGSKAYAHLTIPPFNPKTLPPLHSNVEILSTMENHDIVLFHPYESFDPVVNFIQSAAKDPDVLSIRMTLYRVGKNSPIVKALIQAAENNKQVTALVELKARFDEENNLHWAHSLESAGAHVIYGVPGLKVHAKIALVIKKVGNTLKEYVHLSTGNYNPSTAKIYTDISLLTCNSAFAKDAIKLFHSLSTGSCYRTKLDCLMIAPTQIKTKILELIENEIKAGTEGRIIMKCNAFVDVDVIRALYRASIAGVKIDLIVRGVSALRPGIKGVSEHIRVFSIVGKYLEHARIYYFKHDKVGIYFASADIMPRNLERRVEILTPSLNVDMSKRLMEILQMQLNDNVQMYELQSNGEYHKVPHTDKPFSSQLAYEEYVNAIYGDSVRNDEVSKAKKLAKRMLKES is encoded by the coding sequence ATGACGATTAATGATTCCAAAATGTATTTCAATCGGGAGCTTTCGTGGCTTAAGTTTAATACACGTGTACTAAATGAGGCTAAAAATACAAATATTCCACTCTTAGAGCGTTTAAAATTTGTAGCTATTTATGGCACGAATCTTGATGAGTTCTATATGATACGTGTGGCGGGATTAAAACGACTCTATGCGAGTGGTATTACCGAAGTGGGTGCAGATAAACTTACCCCTTTGCAGCAACTTAAAAGCATACGAGAACAGCTTGATAAAGAAAAGAATGTGCTTGAGGGCATTTTCAAAGAAATTCAAGATGAATTAGCAAAAGAGGGTATGCACATAAAACGTGTCTCTCAACTCAATGATGAGCAAAAAAAACAACTCCACGAGTATTTTATTAATTATCTCTACCCTGTTATCGTGCCTGTGGTGGTAGATGCTACTCACCCATTCCCGCATTTAAATAACCTTAGCTTTGCCATTGCTCTACAACTAAAAAGTTTGCATAATGGCAGCCTCAAATTTGCAATGGTGAGAATCTCACGCTTACTTTCACGATTTGTAGAGATTGAAAGCGGCATATTTGTCGCCATAGAGGACATTGTAGGGGAATTTGCAAGTGAATTATTTGGGGATTATGAGATTATGAATTATGTCCCCTTTAGAATCACGCGTAATGCGGATATGGAGATAGAAGAGGAGGAAGCTGATGACTTTATAGAATTAATGAGTGAGGGGCTAAAAACCCGGAGGAAGGGTGAAGTGGTGCGGCTTGAAGTAGGCACAGATAAAGATACAAGCCTGCTTGATTTTATCAATTCTCATTTAAAAGTAGATAGCAAAGATATTTATATGTATCGCATTCCGCTTAATCTTAGCGGACTTTGGGAACTTGTAGGAAGCAAGGCGTATGCACATCTTACTATTCCGCCTTTCAATCCTAAGACCTTACCCCCCCTTCACAGCAATGTAGAGATTCTCTCCACAATGGAAAATCACGATATTGTACTTTTTCACCCTTATGAGAGCTTTGACCCGGTGGTGAATTTTATCCAAAGTGCGGCAAAAGACCCCGATGTACTATCTATCCGTATGACGCTTTATCGCGTGGGGAAAAATTCGCCCATCGTCAAAGCCCTCATTCAAGCTGCGGAGAACAATAAGCAAGTAACTGCACTTGTGGAGCTTAAGGCGCGATTTGATGAGGAGAATAATCTCCATTGGGCACATTCTTTAGAATCTGCTGGAGCCCACGTAATCTATGGTGTGCCGGGCTTAAAGGTGCACGCTAAAATCGCCCTTGTGATTAAAAAAGTAGGCAATACCCTCAAAGAATATGTCCATCTTAGCACAGGTAATTACAATCCTAGCACGGCAAAAATCTATACGGATATTTCGCTCCTTACTTGCAATAGCGCATTTGCAAAAGACGCCATAAAACTTTTTCACTCCCTCTCCACAGGCTCGTGCTATCGCACAAAGCTTGATTGCTTGATGATTGCTCCCACGCAGATTAAAACAAAAATCCTAGAACTTATAGAAAATGAGATAAAGGCTGGAACTGAAGGACGTATCATCATGAAATGTAATGCGTTTGTTGATGTAGATGTAATACGCGCTTTATATCGTGCCTCAATAGCAGGGGTTAAAATCGACCTTATTGTGCGGGGTGTGAGTGCATTGCGTCCGGGAATCAAGGGTGTGAGCGAGCATATCCGCGTCTTTTCTATTGTGGGTAAATACCTCGAACACGCTAGAATCTACTATTTTAAACACGATAAAGTTGGAATTTACTTTGCTTCGGCGGATATTATGCCTCGTAATCTCGAAAGACGCGTGGAGATTCTCACGCCAAGCCTTAACGTAGATATGAGCAAACGTCTAATGGAAATCTTGCAAATGCAGCTTAATGACAATGTGCAAATGTATGAATTACAAAGCAATGGCGAGTATCACAAAGTACCTCATACAGATAAGCCATTTAGCTCACAGCTCGCCTATGAAGAGTATGTAAATGCTATTTATGGGGATTCTGTGCGAAATGATGAAGTAAGCAAGGCAAAGAAACTTGCTAAAAGAATGCTTAAAGAAAGTTGA
- a CDS encoding outer membrane beta-barrel protein, with the protein MKKIVFGFLGSAVLSMQMFAASIMGFEFSPEIGLLAGQTKFSYGDAKQDITNYGAFGRIWLGAFDFVVAPQIKYDYNKKTSTTDSFTNFQYGISAGYNIGLIVARLTPYVGVNYSSFNRLFKDTISYNAGLKLKIDFIPVSLGVLYTYQNPEFEIGNVKAKMHTIQALIGLHF; encoded by the coding sequence ATGAAAAAAATTGTATTTGGCTTTTTAGGTTCGGCTGTTTTAAGTATGCAAATGTTTGCCGCAAGTATTATGGGATTTGAGTTTAGCCCAGAGATTGGCTTACTTGCAGGACAGACAAAGTTCTCTTATGGTGATGCAAAACAAGACATAACTAATTATGGTGCATTCGGTCGTATATGGCTTGGAGCATTTGATTTTGTTGTCGCTCCACAAATAAAATATGATTATAACAAAAAAACAAGCACAACTGATAGCTTTACGAATTTCCAATATGGCATATCTGCGGGATACAATATCGGGCTAATTGTTGCACGTCTTACTCCTTATGTGGGTGTGAATTATTCAAGTTTTAATAGACTTTTTAAGGATACTATTTCTTATAATGCAGGATTGAAGCTAAAGATTGATTTTATCCCTGTTTCTTTAGGTGTGCTTTATACTTATCAAAATCCAGAGTTTGAAATAGGCAACGTAAAGGCTAAAATGCACACGATTCAAGCACTCATAGGCTTGCATTTCTAA
- a CDS encoding menaquinone biosynthesis decarboxylase: MALDSAKLIVFLQSHNELKIIDEPLDIYLEIPQLAYIEVKKSTSKALLFTNPICAKSGKRFDIPVLMNVFGSQKRLDLLLDKLIPQIAQDIRNLLAFTPPKGIGQLFNKLKELYTLRYAFPKYSKKRGLCQEIVQMENLNLFDLPVLTTWEKDGGAFITMGQVYTQNLQGTQKNLGMYRLQVYDETHLGLHWQIHKDSQHFFHQYKQAGQKMPVSIALGGDPLYIWCGQAPLPMGIFELMLYGFIRAKKPVLCPCITNPLFVPNDVDIVIEGWVDTTQMRDEGPFGDHTGFYTPIEPYPVLEVSAITMRKKPIFPATIVGKPPLEDKYMGYLTERVFLPLLQTTAHGLIDYHMPENGVFHNLIFAKIKPQYPSHAQQIMHNFWGVGQMSFVKHAIFVDENAPDLTDYESFGTYVLERFAPDKLLITEGICDALDHSSPTFAHGGKLGIEAITPVSKPHFKALSDEELWQKCAHLFPNAKGLKQYFTHTPNPICIVSVDKKDNIFNALKANMAYFETLQSHLSIVIFVDSINNALDNPYMLTWRIVNNIDAKRDILIASSLVFIDATQKGKCDRHLREWPMDTNCNPAVIKRLQEKGLLDDINEAFLEKYRILD, encoded by the coding sequence ATGGCTTTAGATTCTGCTAAACTCATTGTATTTTTGCAATCTCATAATGAGTTAAAAATTATTGATGAGCCCCTTGATATTTATTTAGAAATCCCCCAACTTGCTTATATTGAAGTGAAAAAATCTACAAGTAAGGCGCTTCTTTTTACAAATCCTATATGTGCTAAAAGCGGCAAGAGATTTGATATACCTGTGTTAATGAATGTTTTTGGCTCACAAAAAAGGCTTGATTTGCTTTTAGATAAGCTCATACCGCAAATTGCACAGGATATTCGTAATCTCCTTGCATTCACTCCGCCAAAGGGCATAGGGCAGTTATTTAATAAGCTAAAAGAACTCTATACTTTGCGCTATGCCTTTCCCAAATACAGCAAAAAACGCGGTTTATGCCAAGAGATCGTGCAAATGGAGAATCTGAATCTTTTTGATTTGCCTGTTCTTACGACTTGGGAGAAAGATGGTGGGGCGTTTATCACTATGGGGCAAGTCTATACGCAGAATCTTCAAGGCACACAGAAAAATCTAGGAATGTATCGTTTGCAAGTGTATGATGAGACGCATTTAGGACTACATTGGCAGATTCACAAAGATTCACAGCATTTCTTTCATCAATACAAACAAGCTGGACAAAAAATGCCTGTGAGTATTGCACTTGGGGGTGATCCTCTGTATATTTGGTGCGGACAAGCTCCCTTGCCTATGGGGATTTTTGAGCTTATGCTTTATGGTTTCATACGAGCAAAAAAACCTGTGCTTTGTCCTTGCATTACTAATCCACTTTTTGTGCCAAATGATGTAGATATTGTAATTGAGGGTTGGGTAGATACTACACAAATGCGTGATGAAGGACCATTTGGCGACCATACAGGATTCTATACGCCTATTGAGCCTTATCCTGTGCTTGAAGTGAGCGCAATCACAATGCGCAAAAAACCTATTTTTCCTGCCACAATCGTTGGCAAACCTCCGCTTGAAGATAAATATATGGGCTATTTGACAGAGCGCGTATTTTTGCCATTATTGCAAACTACTGCACACGGCTTGATTGACTATCATATGCCAGAAAATGGTGTTTTTCATAATCTTATTTTTGCAAAAATCAAGCCTCAATATCCAAGCCACGCGCAGCAGATTATGCACAATTTTTGGGGTGTAGGGCAGATGAGTTTTGTAAAACACGCCATTTTTGTTGATGAAAATGCTCCAGATTTAACAGATTATGAATCCTTTGGCACTTATGTGTTAGAGCGATTTGCACCAGATAAATTACTGATTACAGAGGGAATCTGCGATGCACTCGATCATTCAAGCCCCACATTTGCGCACGGAGGCAAGCTAGGCATTGAGGCGATTACCCCCGTGAGCAAACCACATTTTAAAGCTTTAAGTGATGAGGAGTTATGGCAAAAATGCGCACATTTATTCCCAAATGCAAAGGGTTTGAAGCAGTATTTCACACACACGCCTAATCCTATTTGCATTGTTAGCGTGGATAAAAAAGATAATATTTTTAACGCACTTAAGGCAAATATGGCATATTTTGAGACATTACAATCACATTTAAGTATAGTGATTTTTGTAGATTCTATAAATAATGCCCTCGATAACCCCTATATGCTCACTTGGCGCATTGTGAATAATATCGATGCCAAGCGAGATATACTCATTGCTAGTAGCCTTGTGTTTATCGATGCGACACAAAAGGGCAAGTGCGATAGACATTTACGCGAATGGCCTATGGATACAAATTGCAATCCCGCTGTCATCAAACGATTGCAAGAGAAAGGTTTGCTTGATGATATAAATGAGGCATTTTTAGAAAAATATAGAATCTTAGATTAG
- a CDS encoding iron-sulfur cluster assembly scaffold protein has translation MAKNDLIGGALWDAYSNKVSERMDNPTHLGVLTQKDADERGAKLIVADYGAESCGDAVRLYWLVDNDDRIIDAKFKSFGCGTAIASSDMMVELCLGKKVQEAVKITNLDVEHALRDDPDTPAVPGQKMHCSVMAYDVIKKAAGIYLGKDAEDFEDEIIVCECARVSLSTIKEVIKLNDLKSVEEITNYTKAGAFCKSCVKPGGHEKREYYLVDILAQVREEMERESLKNVVQKGAEGNLAFKEMTMVQKVKSIDKVIDDNIRPMLMMDGGDMEILDIKDTSDGHIDVYIRYLGACSGCASGATGTLFAIESVLQEQLDSHIRVLPI, from the coding sequence ATGGCAAAAAATGATTTAATCGGGGGCGCACTTTGGGACGCCTACTCAAACAAAGTAAGTGAGAGAATGGATAACCCCACACATTTGGGGGTTTTGACACAAAAGGACGCTGATGAGCGAGGCGCGAAACTTATCGTAGCTGATTATGGCGCAGAATCCTGTGGCGATGCAGTGCGACTGTATTGGCTCGTGGATAATGATGATAGAATCATTGACGCGAAATTTAAAAGCTTTGGCTGTGGGACAGCAATCGCAAGTAGCGATATGATGGTAGAACTTTGTCTTGGAAAAAAGGTGCAAGAAGCAGTGAAAATCACTAATCTTGATGTCGAACACGCCTTGCGTGATGACCCTGACACACCTGCTGTGCCGGGGCAAAAAATGCACTGCTCGGTGATGGCGTATGATGTGATTAAAAAAGCTGCGGGAATCTATCTAGGCAAGGATGCAGAAGACTTTGAAGATGAAATTATCGTATGTGAATGTGCCAGAGTTAGTCTCTCTACGATTAAAGAGGTGATTAAACTCAATGATTTAAAGAGTGTTGAGGAGATTACTAATTATACTAAGGCGGGGGCATTTTGCAAAAGCTGTGTCAAGCCTGGAGGACACGAGAAAAGGGAATATTATTTGGTAGATATTCTTGCTCAAGTGCGTGAGGAAATGGAAAGAGAAAGTCTCAAAAATGTCGTGCAAAAAGGCGCGGAGGGGAATCTAGCCTTCAAAGAAATGACTATGGTACAAAAGGTAAAGAGTATTGATAAAGTCATTGATGATAATATCCGCCCTATGCTGATGATGGACGGAGGCGATATGGAGATTTTAGACATTAAAGATACAAGCGATGGGCATATTGATGTGTATATCCGCTATTTGGGCGCGTGCAGTGGCTGCGCGAGTGGGGCTACCGGCACACTTTTTGCGATAGAATCTGTTCTCCAAGAACAGCTAGATTCTCACATACGAGTGCTACCCATATAA
- a CDS encoding NifS family cysteine desulfurase, with amino-acid sequence MKRVYLDNNATTMLDPSIKALMEPYFCEKFGNPNSLHKYGTETHPAIAQAIEYLYNGINAADNDDIIITGCATESNNWVIKGVYFDKIYNKNKNHIVTTEVEHPAVRATCAFLETLGVEVTYLPINQNGTITAEQVREALRDDTALVSIMWANNETGLIFPIEEIGALCKEKDVLFHTDAVQAIGKIPVDVQKAQVDFLSFSAHKFHGPKGVGGLYIRKNVELTPLLHGGEHMRGRRSGTLNVPYIVGMGEAMRLAHQFLDFELTEVRRLRDKLEDALLSIPDVFVVGTRENRVPNTTLISVRGIEGEAMLWDLNKAGIAASTGSACASEDLEANPVMVAIGADKELAHTAIRISLSRFTTNEEIDYTIEVFKKAVERLRAISSSYNA; translated from the coding sequence ATGAAAAGAGTCTATTTAGACAATAACGCAACGACAATGCTTGACCCAAGCATAAAAGCGCTGATGGAACCATATTTTTGTGAAAAATTTGGGAATCCAAATAGCCTTCACAAATACGGCACGGAAACCCACCCAGCTATCGCACAAGCTATTGAGTATCTCTACAATGGCATTAATGCCGCTGATAATGATGATATTATCATTACAGGCTGCGCGACAGAATCTAATAATTGGGTGATTAAGGGCGTATATTTTGACAAAATATACAATAAGAACAAAAATCATATTGTTACCACAGAGGTGGAACACCCCGCTGTGCGTGCTACTTGTGCTTTCTTAGAAACGCTTGGCGTGGAGGTAACCTATCTGCCTATTAATCAAAATGGCACAATCACCGCAGAGCAAGTGCGCGAGGCATTAAGAGATGATACCGCGCTTGTAAGCATTATGTGGGCAAATAATGAAACTGGGCTAATCTTCCCTATTGAAGAGATAGGTGCGCTCTGCAAAGAAAAAGATGTGCTTTTCCACACAGACGCAGTGCAAGCTATTGGGAAGATTCCCGTTGATGTGCAAAAGGCACAGGTGGATTTCCTAAGCTTTAGCGCACATAAGTTCCACGGACCTAAGGGCGTTGGAGGATTATATATCCGCAAAAATGTAGAGCTCACACCACTTTTACACGGAGGGGAACATATGAGGGGCAGACGCTCAGGCACACTCAACGTCCCCTATATTGTTGGTATGGGCGAAGCGATGAGACTAGCTCATCAATTCCTTGATTTTGAACTCACAGAAGTGCGAAGACTTCGTGATAAGCTAGAGGACGCGCTTTTATCTATCCCTGATGTGTTTGTGGTAGGCACAAGGGAAAATCGTGTGCCAAACACTACACTTATTAGTGTGCGGGGCATTGAAGGCGAGGCTATGCTATGGGATTTAAACAAAGCAGGGATTGCTGCCTCCACCGGAAGCGCTTGTGCGAGTGAAGATTTAGAGGCAAATCCTGTGATGGTAGCTATCGGCGCAGATAAGGAATTAGCCCATACGGCAATTAGAATCTCCTTAAGCCGCTTTACCACCAATGAGGAGATTGACTACACCATAGAAGTCTTTAAAAAAGCTGTGGAAAGGCTAAGGGCAATTTCAAGCTCATATAACGCATAA